GCTTCATGCTGCGCCAGTTCGAGATCGCCCGTCTCGTCGGCATCCGTCCTTACAACGCCATCGCCTTCTCCGGCCCGATCGCGGTGTTCGTCAGTGTCTTCCTGATGTACCCCCTGGGCCAGAGCAGCTGGTTCTTCGCGCCTTCCTTCGGGGTGGCGGCGATCTTCCGCTTCCTGCTGTTCCTGCAGGGCTTCCACAACTGGACCCTGAACCCCTTCCACATGATGGGCGTGGCCGGCATCCTGGGCGGTGCCCTGCTGTGCGCCATCCACGGCGCGACGGTGGAGAACACCCTGTTCGAGGACAGCGACCAGGCCAACACCTTCAAGGCGTTCGAGCCCACCCAGGAAGAGGAGACCTACTCGATGGTCACCGCCAACCGCTTCTGGAGCCAGATCTTCGGGATCGCCTTCTCCAACAAGCGCTGGCTGCACTTCTTCATGCTGTTCGTGCCGGTGATGGGTCTGTGGACCAGCAGCATCGGCATCATCGGCCTGGCCCTCAACCTGCGGGCCTACGACTTCGTGAGCCAGGAGATCCGGGCGGCGGAGGATCCTGAATTCGAGACGTTCTACACCAAGAACATCCTGCTCAACGAAGGTCTGCGTGCCTGGATGGCGCCTGCCGACCAGCCGCACGAAAACTTCATCTTCCCTGAAGAGGTTCTGCCCCGCGGCAACGCGCTCTGATCCTTCCCCCACGGATCTCCAGCCCCCTCCACGGGGGCTTTTTTATGGCCCCCAAGGTGATGACCAGCCGTCGCCGTCTGCAAAGGTTGGTTACTATAGATCCGTTCCGTCAGCAGTGACGTGGTGATCGACGGAAACGCCTGATCGGAGAGCGCCGCAACGTCTGGCCCGATGCATCTTCTCCGCCGCCACGGCAGCGGCAGGATGCCCCCCGGAGCCCTGACAGTGGCGTTGCCTGTCCGACTTCGGTCGTCTTCCGCCCTTGCCGCAGGCGTCGCCGGCTGGCATCCAACCCACAGGAGGAGGTGTCCATGACCCCAAGTTGTCCCATCCAGGGTCTGCTGATCGCGGAGAATGCCGGCTGATCAAGGCCGCTGACTCCTGATCCATCGGTTCCGCGCCAGAGCGGACCCGGCGAGAGCCCCCGAGCCCGTGGCCCAGGTCGTCCTGGAACCCCACGGACTCGGGGGCATCGTTCATGTTGACCCGGGCCTCAGGTCCCCTGCGCGCTTGTCCCTGGAGTCATGAGCACGTTCCGGATCAGCGGCGCGGCGAGCTGCACCGCCTGCTTCGAGGGATGGGAATGCTCGTCCCGGTACAGGATCTCGCCACCCCGGGCCCGATAGGTGCAGTCCCCCTCGGGGCAGAACAGATCGAACAGGTCCACCACCTGCAGCTTGCCTTGGGCCTGCAGATCGCCCAGCAGGTCGTCGAGCGGTTGGCGTCGCCGC
This genomic stretch from Cyanobium gracile PCC 6307 harbors:
- the psbD gene encoding photosystem II D2 protein (photosystem q(a) protein), producing the protein MTIALGRAPATRGWFDVLDDWLKRDRFVFVGWSGLLLFPTAYLALGGWLTGTTFATSWYTHGIASSYLEGCNFLTAAVSTPADAMGHSLLLLWGPEAQGDFVRWIQLGGLWPFVALHGAFALIGFMLRQFEIARLVGIRPYNAIAFSGPIAVFVSVFLMYPLGQSSWFFAPSFGVAAIFRFLLFLQGFHNWTLNPFHMMGVAGILGGALLCAIHGATVENTLFEDSDQANTFKAFEPTQEEETYSMVTANRFWSQIFGIAFSNKRWLHFFMLFVPVMGLWTSSIGIIGLALNLRAYDFVSQEIRAAEDPEFETFYTKNILLNEGLRAWMAPADQPHENFIFPEEVLPRGNAL